A window from Tenacibaculum singaporense encodes these proteins:
- the mtaB gene encoding tRNA (N(6)-L-threonylcarbamoyladenosine(37)-C(2))-methylthiotransferase MtaB, whose product MNVDKKVAFYTLGCKLNFSETSTIARNFVNEGFERVEFEEKADIYVINTCSVTDNADKRFKSIVKSALKKNEEAFVIGVGCYAQLKPEELAAVDGVDLVLGATEKFNVTSYINDLTKNDIGEVHSCEIEDADFYVGSYSIGDRTRAFLKVQDGCDYKCTYCTIPLARGISRSDTLENVLKNAKEISEKGIKEIVLTGVNIGDYGKGEFGNKKHEHTFLELVQALDKVKGINRLRISSIEPNLLKDETIDFVSNSNTFVPHFHIPLQSGSDELLKKMKRRYLRKVYTDRVAKIKEVMPNACIGVDVIVGFPGETDELFLETYNYLADLDISYLHVFTYSERPNTEANEMDGVVPKKTRAKRSKMLRGLSVKKRRAFYESQLGNTLTVLFESENKEGYIHGFTENYVKVKAPWNPELVNTLHTVMLTKIDEDGLVRFDFADTEVIA is encoded by the coding sequence ATGAATGTAGATAAGAAAGTAGCTTTTTACACCTTAGGTTGTAAATTAAATTTTTCAGAAACCTCAACCATTGCCAGAAACTTTGTTAATGAAGGATTTGAGCGTGTTGAGTTTGAAGAAAAAGCAGATATATATGTTATAAATACTTGTTCGGTAACAGACAATGCTGATAAACGTTTTAAAAGTATTGTAAAATCTGCTTTGAAGAAAAATGAAGAAGCTTTTGTTATTGGTGTAGGATGCTATGCACAATTAAAGCCAGAAGAATTAGCTGCAGTTGATGGTGTAGATTTAGTCTTGGGTGCTACTGAAAAGTTTAATGTAACTAGCTATATTAACGATTTAACCAAAAATGATATTGGTGAAGTACATTCTTGTGAAATTGAAGATGCTGATTTTTATGTAGGTTCTTATTCTATTGGAGATCGTACTCGTGCTTTTTTAAAAGTGCAAGATGGTTGTGACTACAAATGTACTTACTGTACGATACCGCTAGCACGTGGAATTTCACGTAGTGATACGTTAGAAAACGTATTGAAAAATGCCAAAGAAATTTCTGAAAAAGGAATTAAAGAAATCGTTTTAACAGGAGTAAATATTGGTGACTACGGAAAGGGTGAATTCGGTAACAAAAAGCACGAACATACCTTTTTAGAGTTGGTACAAGCTCTTGATAAAGTTAAAGGAATTAATCGTTTACGAATCTCTTCAATTGAGCCTAACTTATTAAAAGATGAAACGATTGATTTTGTTTCCAACTCAAATACGTTTGTTCCTCATTTTCACATTCCACTACAATCTGGTAGTGATGAATTATTAAAGAAAATGAAGCGTCGTTACTTGCGAAAAGTATACACCGATAGAGTTGCAAAAATTAAGGAAGTAATGCCTAACGCTTGTATTGGTGTAGATGTTATTGTTGGTTTCCCTGGTGAAACAGATGAATTATTTTTAGAAACCTACAACTATTTAGCAGACTTAGATATTTCTTACTTACACGTTTTCACGTATTCTGAAAGACCAAATACTGAAGCTAACGAAATGGACGGGGTTGTTCCAAAGAAAACACGTGCAAAACGAAGTAAAATGCTACGCGGATTATCTGTTAAAAAACGTAGAGCTTTTTATGAAAGTCAGTTAGGTAACACGTTAACTGTTTTATTTGAAAGTGAGAACAAAGAAGGGTATATCCACGGGTTTACAGAAAACTATGTTAAGGTTAAAGCTCCTTGGAATCCTGAATTAGTAAATACATTACATACAGTTATGTTAACAAAAATTGATGAAGATGGTTTAGTTCGTTTTGATTTTGCGGATACTGAAGTTATTGCTTAA
- a CDS encoding GNAT family N-acetyltransferase, with product MIFETKRLLIRKLQVVDIEPFYELESNPKVLQYATGEPKNLEESKEDLEQLIARYTNKENDFWIYAIERKSDNEFVGTVALVKDEEGNDEIGYRFIERYWGNGFATELCEGLIQYCKSIGMKKLIGCVVDENVASAKILERFNFVAIEKFISDDIGLPETKYELIL from the coding sequence ATGATTTTTGAAACGAAAAGATTACTTATTCGAAAGCTTCAAGTTGTTGATATAGAACCTTTTTATGAGCTAGAAAGCAATCCGAAAGTATTGCAATATGCAACAGGGGAACCTAAAAATTTAGAAGAAAGCAAAGAGGATTTAGAACAACTTATAGCACGATATACTAATAAAGAAAATGATTTTTGGATTTATGCCATAGAACGTAAGTCAGACAATGAATTTGTAGGTACGGTTGCCTTAGTGAAAGATGAAGAAGGAAATGATGAAATAGGATATCGGTTTATAGAACGATACTGGGGAAATGGTTTTGCAACTGAACTTTGTGAAGGATTAATACAGTACTGTAAATCCATAGGAATGAAAAAGCTTATTGGTTGTGTAGTGGATGAAAATGTAGCTTCCGCTAAAATATTAGAACGATTCAACTTTGTTGCTATAGAGAAATTTATAAGTGACGATATTGGCTTACCAGAAACAAAATATGAACTAATTTTATGA
- a CDS encoding YggS family pyridoxal phosphate-dependent enzyme, with the protein MDNIQNNLNIIHQRIQFACKKANRNSKDVRLLLATKTVDTDKINFALEQGENLIGENKVQELKQKCNAIKHLQPEVHFIGHLQSNKIKEVIKWASCIESIDRLSVAQKLHQRLTFEEKEIDVYIQVNTSFEESKFGANPEETIELIKEISKFTNIHIKGLMTIGLLSSESDEVRKCFQLLKQLQEEIKALQIPNVEMNELSMGMSGDLEIAIEEGATIVRVGTAIFGERIYPDSYYWNETKSST; encoded by the coding sequence ATGGATAATATTCAAAATAACCTCAACATTATTCACCAAAGAATACAATTTGCATGTAAAAAAGCAAATAGAAACTCAAAAGATGTTCGTTTATTGTTAGCTACTAAAACGGTAGATACAGATAAAATAAACTTTGCTTTAGAACAAGGAGAAAACCTAATCGGTGAAAACAAAGTACAAGAATTAAAACAAAAATGTAATGCAATAAAACACCTGCAACCTGAAGTTCATTTTATAGGTCATTTACAAAGTAACAAGATTAAAGAAGTTATAAAATGGGCTAGTTGTATAGAATCTATCGATCGCTTATCTGTCGCTCAAAAATTGCATCAACGCTTAACTTTTGAGGAAAAAGAAATTGATGTATACATACAAGTAAACACCTCTTTTGAAGAAAGCAAATTTGGTGCTAATCCAGAGGAAACCATTGAGCTTATAAAAGAAATTTCAAAGTTTACAAACATCCATATCAAAGGATTAATGACCATTGGTTTGCTAAGCTCGGAATCAGATGAAGTTCGAAAATGTTTCCAACTTTTAAAGCAACTTCAAGAAGAAATCAAAGCACTACAAATTCCTAATGTAGAAATGAATGAACTCTCTATGGGAATGAGTGGTGATTTAGAAATTGCTATTGAAGAAGGCGCTACTATTGTACGTGTTGGAACAGCGATTTTTGGAGAACGAATATATCCTGACAGCTATTACTGGAACGAAACAAAAAGTAGCACTTAG
- a CDS encoding AAA family ATPase, with product MAIHNLILQSKETTIELDKIHLSDENKNTLHQLLKEFKHVAVLDRYKLPVDNKVLLFGHTGCGKTTTAKAIAKKLDKKIIILNLGSIVSSKLGETAKNISEVFKKATRESAVLFLDEFDYIGKARDYDNKDSSEMKRLVNTVIQLVDQLPNDVLLIAATNHSSVIDTALLRRFQLKLKFEAPSETDLDSYYETLLQQFPEEFREVNRIYEISYAEAKDITLRAVKNKIIEKEELNSQLVNG from the coding sequence ATGGCTATACATAACTTGATTCTTCAATCGAAAGAAACAACTATAGAACTAGATAAAATTCATCTTAGCGATGAAAACAAAAATACGCTACATCAACTATTAAAAGAATTTAAACACGTTGCTGTTTTAGATAGATACAAACTGCCTGTTGATAATAAAGTCTTATTATTTGGTCATACTGGTTGTGGTAAAACTACCACCGCTAAGGCTATTGCCAAAAAGCTTGATAAAAAAATTATCATACTTAATTTGGGTAGCATTGTTTCTTCAAAACTAGGAGAAACAGCTAAAAATATTTCCGAAGTTTTTAAAAAAGCAACTCGAGAAAGTGCTGTTTTATTTTTAGATGAGTTTGATTACATCGGTAAAGCTAGAGATTATGATAATAAAGATTCTAGTGAGATGAAACGATTGGTAAATACTGTAATTCAACTTGTAGATCAACTTCCAAATGATGTTTTATTAATCGCTGCCACGAATCACTCTAGTGTTATTGATACTGCACTTTTAAGACGCTTTCAACTAAAACTTAAATTCGAAGCACCTAGTGAAACTGATTTAGATAGTTATTATGAAACTTTACTACAACAATTTCCCGAAGAATTTAGAGAAGTGAATCGTATCTATGAAATATCGTATGCAGAAGCTAAAGACATTACTCTTCGAGCTGTAAAAAATAAAATTATTGAAAAAGAAGAACTAAATAGTCAATTAGTAAATGGATAA
- a CDS encoding DUF6438 domain-containing protein, whose amino-acid sequence MKYLLYSFLALGISCGIPKKSSETKLTEPTEKETIIKEEVTKPIASQNELIVVLKNAKSIDDVKSLIKNSGLTWSKMAYETDASKIGIVEVPEGKRDFWIDKLQESGEFRLIDANTEEKLTNIISEEKNNLLRITKTQCFGDCPVYTVSIDKEGNVVYNGVEYVLVKGIQKFTLSEKQLQELNKKLTKKDFKSFKDAYNNPRIPDLSSTYIVHDGKQILIRLWKDIPDELIDIHEYIDGILLDKKFIE is encoded by the coding sequence ATGAAATACTTACTATATTCTTTTTTAGCCTTAGGAATCTCTTGTGGTATTCCTAAAAAAAGTTCTGAAACCAAATTAACAGAGCCAACTGAAAAAGAAACAATTATTAAAGAAGAAGTTACTAAACCTATAGCTTCTCAAAATGAATTAATTGTTGTTCTTAAAAACGCTAAAAGTATTGATGATGTAAAATCACTTATAAAAAACAGCGGTTTAACTTGGAGTAAAATGGCTTATGAAACAGATGCTTCAAAAATAGGTATTGTTGAAGTCCCGGAAGGGAAACGTGATTTTTGGATTGATAAACTACAAGAAAGTGGTGAATTCAGGTTAATTGATGCTAACACAGAGGAAAAATTAACTAACATTATTTCCGAAGAAAAAAACAATCTTTTAAGAATTACTAAAACTCAATGTTTTGGTGACTGCCCAGTATATACTGTTTCTATTGATAAAGAAGGAAACGTTGTTTACAACGGAGTAGAATATGTACTTGTAAAAGGTATTCAGAAATTTACGCTTTCTGAAAAACAACTACAAGAGTTAAACAAAAAACTTACTAAAAAGGATTTTAAAAGTTTTAAAGACGCTTATAACAATCCTAGAATACCTGATTTATCTAGTACCTATATAGTTCATGATGGAAAACAAATTTTAATTCGTTTATGGAAAGATATTCCTGATGAACTTATTGATATACATGAATATATAGATGGTATTTTATTAGATAAAAAGTTTATTGAATAA
- a CDS encoding ABC transporter substrate-binding protein: MQIKPTIKINVKRNKVVVLIALLFLFSCTKKKSKYTNNQVFRYNEHSNITSLDPAFAKDQRNIWAVNQLYNGLVELDDSLQVQPSIAKNWTISEDGKTYQFELRNDVLFHKHELFGKDSTRNVIAQDFEYSFNRLLDMNVASPGGWVLQNVADFKAESDSVFTINLKQPFPPFLGLLAMKYCSVVPKEAIDYFGNEFRANPIGTGPFHFKLWVENTKLVLRKNPLYFEKDENGKQLPYLESVAVTFLPDKQSEFLQFIQGNIDFMKSLDASYKDDILNTDGTLKEKYASTINMQTGAYLNTEYLGIYLDGEEEHPTKSKLIRQAINYGFDREKMIKFLRNGIGSPATSGFIPKGLPSFNNQQGYSYKPEEAKKLVAQYKRETGNENPQIAITTNSNYLDLCEFIQRELQKIGIATKVDVIPPSTLRQGKANGKLPIFRASWIADYPDAENYVSLFYSKNFTPNGPNYTHFKNDFFDTLYEQSIKEVDVKKRYKLYQKMDSIIIAEAPIVPLYYDEVIRFTQKNVTGLGINPIDLLSLKRVQKN, encoded by the coding sequence TTGCAGATAAAACCTACTATAAAAATAAACGTAAAAAGAAATAAAGTAGTTGTATTAATAGCCTTATTGTTTCTTTTTTCTTGTACTAAAAAGAAATCAAAATATACAAACAATCAGGTTTTTCGTTATAACGAGCACTCAAATATTACCTCATTAGATCCTGCTTTTGCAAAAGATCAACGAAATATTTGGGCGGTAAATCAATTGTATAATGGATTGGTAGAATTGGATGATAGTTTACAAGTACAACCTTCGATAGCTAAGAATTGGACAATTTCTGAAGATGGAAAGACGTATCAGTTTGAGTTAAGAAATGACGTGTTATTTCATAAGCATGAGTTATTTGGAAAAGATTCTACGAGAAATGTAATAGCCCAAGACTTTGAATATTCTTTTAATAGATTACTTGATATGAATGTAGCGTCTCCAGGAGGATGGGTGTTACAAAATGTTGCTGATTTTAAAGCAGAAAGCGATTCTGTTTTTACAATTAATTTAAAGCAACCTTTTCCACCTTTTTTAGGGCTGCTGGCTATGAAATATTGCTCGGTTGTACCAAAAGAAGCTATTGATTATTTTGGGAATGAGTTTAGAGCAAATCCGATTGGAACAGGACCTTTTCATTTTAAACTTTGGGTTGAAAATACCAAGTTGGTATTGAGGAAAAATCCACTCTATTTTGAAAAGGATGAAAATGGAAAACAACTTCCGTATTTAGAGTCGGTTGCTGTTACTTTTTTACCAGACAAACAAAGTGAGTTTTTACAGTTTATCCAAGGAAATATTGACTTTATGAAGAGTTTGGACGCTTCGTATAAAGATGATATTTTAAACACTGATGGAACTTTAAAAGAGAAATATGCTTCTACAATCAATATGCAAACAGGAGCGTATTTAAACACAGAATATTTAGGAATTTACTTAGATGGAGAAGAGGAACATCCAACAAAATCAAAATTGATACGACAAGCCATCAATTATGGTTTTGATAGGGAGAAGATGATTAAGTTCTTAAGAAATGGAATCGGGAGTCCTGCTACAAGTGGATTTATTCCGAAAGGATTGCCTTCATTCAATAATCAACAAGGATATTCATACAAACCCGAAGAAGCGAAGAAGTTAGTAGCTCAATATAAACGAGAAACAGGAAATGAGAATCCACAAATAGCCATTACAACGAACAGCAATTATCTAGACTTGTGCGAGTTTATTCAACGTGAATTACAAAAAATAGGAATAGCTACCAAAGTAGATGTAATTCCGCCTTCAACGTTGCGTCAAGGAAAAGCAAATGGAAAGTTGCCTATTTTTAGAGCAAGTTGGATTGCTGATTACCCAGATGCGGAAAACTATGTGTCGCTATTTTACAGCAAAAATTTTACCCCTAATGGGCCTAACTATACGCATTTTAAAAATGATTTTTTTGATACTTTGTATGAACAATCTATCAAAGAAGTAGATGTGAAAAAGCGTTATAAGCTATACCAAAAAATGGATAGCATTATTATTGCAGAAGCACCAATTGTACCGTTATATTACGATGAGGTAATTCGCTTTACACAAAAGAATGTTACCGGTTTAGGAATTAATCCGATTGATTTGTTAAGCCTAAAAAGAGTACAGAAAAACTAA
- a CDS encoding DUF4442 domain-containing protein, whose translation MYATISIFLKRFFKQSTIFKYGFNISPMYRRSTGKINYVSEDLLKAQVKIPITYKNKNYVGSIFGGSLFSATDPVFMIQLINILGDTYVVWDKEASIKFKRPVKQDAYVDFIFSEDEIKQIKKQVKNEQEINLIKDIKITNQDKTVVFAEVSKTIYIADKTYYKNKRKKK comes from the coding sequence ATGTACGCAACAATTTCTATTTTTTTAAAGAGGTTTTTTAAACAAAGTACTATTTTTAAGTACGGATTCAATATTTCTCCTATGTATAGAAGATCTACTGGGAAAATAAATTATGTTTCTGAAGATTTGTTAAAGGCGCAAGTAAAAATTCCTATTACTTACAAGAATAAGAATTACGTAGGATCTATTTTTGGAGGGAGCTTATTTTCTGCGACAGATCCTGTTTTTATGATTCAGTTGATAAACATTCTTGGAGATACATACGTAGTTTGGGATAAAGAAGCGAGTATAAAATTTAAAAGACCTGTAAAGCAAGACGCTTATGTAGATTTTATTTTTTCTGAAGATGAAATAAAACAAATAAAAAAGCAGGTTAAAAATGAACAGGAAATCAATTTAATAAAAGATATTAAAATAACAAACCAAGATAAAACTGTTGTTTTTGCAGAAGTTTCTAAAACGATATACATTGCAGATAAAACCTACTATAAAAATAAACGTAAAAAGAAATAA
- a CDS encoding antibiotic biosynthesis monooxygenase family protein, translating into MIVDNLKPPYYAVIFTTTLSDDTEGYYEMAEKMDNLAKEQDGYLGVESTRSNVGITVSYWESLDAIVRWKNNVEHIEARNIGREKWYKKYQLRICKVEREYGFEKG; encoded by the coding sequence ATGATAGTAGATAATTTAAAACCTCCGTATTACGCAGTAATTTTTACCACAACTCTTTCAGATGATACAGAAGGATATTATGAAATGGCTGAAAAAATGGACAATTTAGCTAAAGAACAAGATGGGTATTTAGGTGTTGAATCGACAAGAAGCAATGTAGGGATTACGGTTTCTTATTGGGAAAGTTTGGATGCTATTGTTAGATGGAAAAATAATGTAGAGCATATTGAAGCTAGAAACATAGGAAGAGAAAAGTGGTATAAAAAATATCAACTACGTATATGTAAAGTGGAACGAGAGTATGGGTTTGAAAAAGGATAG